The following are encoded together in the Astyanax mexicanus isolate ESR-SI-001 chromosome 8, AstMex3_surface, whole genome shotgun sequence genome:
- the LOC111196841 gene encoding uncharacterized protein LOC111196841 isoform X1 has product MISWFKQIPGEKTLQIASSYKSATTYHNNFNKSGRFNASTEKGNFTLNIRHAEASDSATYICAVSYYTEMVLSDCTVLVLRDAPSSLYTVLQPPVSDPVQLGGDTTLQCSILTDNSAGDHSVYWFRHGSGESDPGIIFTHGNRSDQCKKSSETVSPTQSCIYKLPKNNLSLSDAGTYYCAVAACGHIFFGDGTKLDFTGESGALNPTVIVLGTLNIIFMAALLFMCRKLHKSHLKDSAENQTVQVNQTEETGDVNYAALSFNQRPSSRRSRTKNNDDQSVYSHVKIRQ; this is encoded by the exons ATGATTTCATGGTTTAAACAAATTCCAGGAGAAAAAACTCTTCAAATCGCTTCTAGTTATAAGTCTGCTACAACATatcataataattttaataagagTGGACGCTTTAATGCGTCAACAGAAAAAGGAAATTTTACTCTGAATATCCGACATGCAGAAGCATCAGATTCAGctacgtatatctgtgcagtctCATATTATACAGAAATGGTATTATCAGACTGCACAGTTTTAGTTCTCAGAG aCGCACCTTCAAGTCTCTACACTGTTCTCCAGCCTCCCGTATCAGATCCAGTCCAACTGGGAGGAGATACAACTCTGCAGTGTTCAATACTCACAGATAACTCTGCAGGAGATCACAGTGTGTACTGGTTCAGAcacggatcaggagaatctgatccaggaatcatcttcactcatggaaacaggagtgatcagtgtaagaaaagctctgagactgtttctcctacacagagctgtatctacaaacTCCCCAAGAACAACCTCAGCCTCTCTGATGCTGGAACTTACTACTGTGCTGTAGCTGCATGTGGACACATCTTCTTTGGAGATGGAACTAAACTGGACTTTACTGGAG AGAGTGGTGCTCTGAACCCAACTGTCATTGTTTTAGGAACCTTAAACATCATATTTATGGCAGCGCTTTtgtttatgtgcagaaaattacACAAAAGTCATCTGAAAG ATTCTGCCGAAAACCAGACAGTTCAAGTAAATCAG ACTGAAGAAACTGGAGATGTGAACTACGCAGCTCTCAGCTTTAATCAGCGTCCCTCCTCAAGAAGAAGCAGAACAAAGAACAACGATGATCAGTCTGTGTACTCACACGTAAAGATCCgtcaatag